A window of Deinococcus aquaedulcis contains these coding sequences:
- a CDS encoding DUF4127 family protein, producing MPRVLLIPPDTRPPTLDLPVRLGRMVGAEVRPAPAGALPNFFTPGDPSQLRSWLLDEAPGADVLVVCLETLCLGGMIPARRVSDGPEEALERLGALREATVLNPALRIYAFGVIVRVAHDNDPHEEKPYYGQWGRELRAYSTAYDRHARHGEGERAALDAARAAVPEGILADWVGTRERNRTLHLAALDLLARGVLTHLCLTLDDTTPYGLAAHDRRLLEARADELGVWDRLDLYPGADEVPCTLLARALRPEPVPVWPAYSGVGGPHTELLYEDRPAGELVRAHLRAAGCRLAASPDQAAFLLAVNTPGVRQAHRQPDFAVVDTSHRHLPAFVDTIRGALAAGKPVSVADIAYPNGAERRLWTLLQGLPLAELAGFSAWNTAGNTLGSAVAFGKLAPLVVDRAEQAAALFGRFVDDVLYQGEVRALVRGALHDPSPFDLGPQRAAAEALLREQLPPRAQTVWDRHFAGRGLTLSLGQPHLAWPRLFTGVFPLEVRAEGAARPG from the coding sequence ATGCCCCGCGTCCTCCTGATTCCCCCCGACACCCGCCCGCCCACCCTGGACTTACCAGTGCGGCTGGGGCGGATGGTGGGGGCCGAGGTGCGCCCAGCGCCGGCTGGGGCGCTACCGAATTTTTTTACGCCGGGCGACCCCAGCCAGTTGCGCTCCTGGCTGCTGGACGAGGCGCCGGGAGCGGACGTGCTGGTGGTGTGCCTGGAAACCCTGTGCCTGGGCGGCATGATTCCGGCGCGGCGGGTGTCAGACGGGCCAGAAGAGGCGCTGGAACGGCTGGGCGCCCTGCGCGAAGCCACAGTGCTGAATCCGGCGCTGCGTATCTATGCCTTCGGGGTGATCGTGCGGGTGGCGCACGACAACGACCCGCACGAGGAGAAGCCGTATTACGGGCAGTGGGGCCGGGAACTGCGGGCCTATTCCACGGCCTATGACCGCCACGCGCGGCACGGCGAGGGCGAACGGGCGGCGCTGGACGCGGCGCGGGCGGCCGTGCCCGAAGGCATTCTGGCCGACTGGGTGGGCACCCGCGAGCGCAACCGCACGCTGCATCTGGCCGCGCTGGACCTGCTGGCCAGGGGCGTGCTGACCCACCTGTGCCTGACGCTGGACGACACCACGCCCTACGGGCTGGCCGCCCACGACCGCCGCCTGCTGGAAGCCCGCGCCGACGAGCTGGGCGTGTGGGACCGCCTGGACCTCTATCCCGGAGCCGACGAGGTGCCCTGCACGCTGCTGGCACGCGCCCTGCGGCCAGAGCCGGTGCCGGTGTGGCCAGCGTACAGCGGCGTGGGCGGGCCGCACACGGAACTGCTGTACGAGGACCGCCCGGCCGGCGAACTCGTGCGCGCCCACCTGCGCGCGGCGGGGTGCCGGCTGGCCGCCTCGCCCGATCAGGCCGCCTTTCTGCTGGCGGTCAACACGCCGGGGGTGAGGCAGGCGCACCGGCAGCCGGACTTTGCGGTGGTGGACACCTCACACCGGCACCTGCCCGCGTTCGTGGACACCATCCGGGGTGCCCTGGCGGCCGGAAAGCCTGTGAGCGTCGCAGACATCGCCTACCCCAACGGCGCCGAGAGGCGACTGTGGACGCTGCTGCAGGGCCTGCCGCTGGCCGAACTGGCGGGCTTTTCGGCCTGGAACACGGCCGGGAACACCCTGGGGTCGGCGGTGGCGTTCGGCAAACTGGCGCCGCTGGTGGTGGACCGCGCCGAGCAGGCGGCGGCCCTGTTTGGCCGCTTTGTGGACGACGTGCTGTACCAGGGCGAGGTGCGGGCGCTGGTGCGCGGAGCCCTGCACGATCCCAGCCCGTTTGACCTGGGCCCGCAGCGCGCCGCCGCCGAGGCCCTGCTGCGTGAACAGCTGCCCCCCCGTGCCCAGACAGTGTGGGACCGCCACTTTGCCGGGCGCGGCCTGACGCTCAGCTTGGGCCAGCCGCACCTCGCCTGGCCGCGCCTGTTTACCGGGGTCTTTCCCCTGGAGGTCCGGGCAGAAGGGGCCGCGCGCCCAGGCTGA
- a CDS encoding rhodanese-like domain-containing protein: MNPPPLPDGVTLIDLRPAALREAEPLEGLTERPVLAVSLDEIEAGRHGLTPVQGPLVVICERGVRSGLAAEYLRADGLDAQAYPGGVPALKAGQG; encoded by the coding sequence GTGAACCCCCCGCCTCTGCCTGACGGCGTGACCCTCATTGACCTGCGCCCCGCCGCCCTGCGCGAGGCCGAGCCGCTGGAAGGCCTGACGGAGCGGCCTGTCCTGGCTGTGTCGCTGGATGAGATTGAGGCGGGACGTCATGGTCTGACCCCGGTGCAGGGCCCATTGGTGGTGATCTGCGAACGGGGCGTGCGTTCGGGGTTGGCAGCAGAGTACCTGCGCGCCGACGGCCTGGACGCACAGGCGTATCCGGGCGGGGTGCCGGCGTTGAAGGCGGGACAGGGCTGA
- a CDS encoding rhodanese-like domain-containing protein, with product MEDVTPQEGQRRVQAGALLVDVREQNEYDEVHAQGAQLIPLSEFESRHAELPRDRELVMICRSGARSARAGEFLKAQGYTQVVNLAGGTMAWVNEGLPHVQGQG from the coding sequence ATGGAAGATGTCACCCCGCAAGAAGGGCAGCGCCGCGTGCAGGCGGGCGCGTTGCTCGTAGACGTGCGCGAGCAGAATGAATACGACGAGGTACATGCCCAGGGCGCGCAGCTGATCCCCCTGAGCGAGTTTGAAAGCCGCCACGCCGAACTGCCGCGCGACCGCGAACTGGTCATGATCTGCCGCAGCGGCGCCCGCAGCGCCCGCGCCGGCGAGTTCCTGAAGGCCCAGGGCTACACGCAGGTGGTCAACCTCGCCGGCGGCACCATGGCCTGGGTGAATGAGGGCCTGCCACACGTACAGGGGCAGGGCTGA
- a CDS encoding class-III pyridoxal-phosphate-dependent aminotransferase encodes MCALPPGFISTRDVLDERLTGPEVRRLELAHGNEELLYGLDVLGLAGPFSRVTPWELEDERGVRRINASGYAAMPFGEMPPAITAFMAEFLQNNRAMGLPQQSSGPWRAALQANLVRLLARELPSHESSQVFFCSSGTEAIEGALKFAKAWRPRTKFQISFASGYHGKTLGSLSLTPNPEYQDIFRPLVPGALTSPYGDLDALAALIRRVGPDNVTCVVVEPIQGEGGVNIPPPGFLRGLGELCRKHGIPVIADEIQTGLGRTGHWFESAAQGLDPDIITLAKPLGGGMTAVGATIVRAPIYKKMLGGLSSKRHSNTFGGGALAMAVGLKSLEYLIEHNLPERSRTLGAQGLARLQAVQRRFPGLLEDVRGQGLLLAMQFRPMVGVPLPAALKEIVFEATAILALRELHGAGVMANLSLSSKRTVRLTPALDMPQDVFATLLDRVEAFAQTHPNARDLLLKTPPQVTARLASFAARSPKKRTPSDG; translated from the coding sequence ATGTGTGCCCTGCCCCCCGGTTTTATTTCCACGCGTGACGTGCTGGACGAGCGCCTGACCGGCCCTGAGGTGCGCCGCCTGGAACTGGCCCACGGCAACGAGGAACTCCTCTATGGTCTGGACGTGCTGGGGTTGGCGGGCCCCTTCTCCCGCGTCACCCCCTGGGAACTGGAAGACGAGCGCGGCGTCCGGCGCATCAACGCCAGCGGCTACGCGGCCATGCCCTTCGGCGAGATGCCCCCGGCCATCACCGCCTTCATGGCCGAGTTCCTGCAGAACAACCGGGCCATGGGCCTGCCGCAGCAGTCCAGCGGGCCCTGGCGCGCGGCCCTGCAGGCCAATCTGGTGCGGCTGCTGGCCCGGGAACTGCCCAGCCACGAGAGCAGCCAGGTGTTTTTCTGCTCCAGCGGCACCGAGGCCATAGAAGGCGCCCTGAAGTTCGCCAAGGCGTGGCGCCCGCGCACCAAGTTCCAGATTTCCTTTGCCAGCGGCTACCACGGCAAGACCCTGGGCAGCCTGAGCCTGACCCCCAACCCTGAATACCAGGACATTTTCCGTCCCCTGGTGCCCGGCGCCCTGACCAGCCCCTACGGTGACCTGGACGCCCTGGCAGCCCTGATCCGCCGCGTGGGCCCGGACAACGTGACCTGCGTGGTGGTGGAACCCATTCAGGGCGAGGGCGGCGTGAATATTCCCCCGCCCGGCTTTCTGCGCGGCCTGGGCGAACTGTGCCGCAAGCACGGCATCCCCGTCATTGCCGATGAGATCCAGACCGGCCTGGGCCGCACCGGGCACTGGTTCGAGTCGGCGGCGCAGGGGCTGGACCCGGACATCATCACGCTGGCCAAGCCACTGGGCGGGGGCATGACGGCGGTGGGGGCCACCATCGTCCGCGCGCCCATTTACAAGAAGATGCTGGGCGGCCTGAGCAGCAAGCGCCACAGCAACACCTTTGGCGGCGGCGCCCTGGCGATGGCGGTGGGCCTCAAGAGCCTGGAATACCTGATCGAGCACAACCTCCCAGAGCGCAGCCGCACCCTGGGCGCCCAGGGCCTTGCCCGGCTGCAGGCGGTGCAGCGCCGCTTCCCAGGCCTGCTGGAAGACGTGCGCGGTCAGGGCCTGCTGCTGGCCATGCAGTTCCGGCCAATGGTGGGCGTGCCCCTGCCCGCCGCCCTGAAGGAAATCGTCTTTGAGGCCACCGCCATTCTGGCCCTGCGCGAACTGCACGGCGCGGGCGTGATGGCCAACCTGTCCCTGAGCAGCAAGCGCACCGTGCGCCTGACCCCCGCCCTGGACATGCCCCAGGACGTCTTTGCCACCCTGCTGGACCGCGTGGAGGCGTTTGCCCAGACCCACCCCAATGCCCGCGACCTGCTGTTGAAAACCCCGCCGCAGGTCACCGCGCGCCTCGCCAGTTTCGCGGCAAGAAGCCCGAAGAAGCGCACGCCCAGCGATGGGTAA
- a CDS encoding metal-sulfur cluster assembly factor gives MDTEAMNTEQTQAAGTLPSEEQVLEALKVVKDPEIPVNVVDLGLIYGVDVQEGGQVEITMTLTSVGCPVQDLIRADAEMAVGRLDGVSGVNVEFVWTPPWGPDKMTEDGKRQMRMFGFNV, from the coding sequence ATGGACACCGAAGCCATGAATACCGAACAGACCCAGGCGGCGGGCACCCTGCCCAGCGAAGAACAGGTGCTCGAAGCCCTGAAGGTCGTCAAGGACCCCGAAATTCCCGTGAACGTGGTGGACCTGGGCCTGATCTACGGCGTGGACGTGCAGGAGGGCGGTCAGGTGGAGATCACCATGACCCTCACCAGCGTGGGCTGCCCTGTGCAGGACCTGATCCGCGCCGACGCCGAGATGGCCGTGGGCCGCCTCGACGGCGTGAGCGGCGTGAACGTGGAATTCGTCTGGACGCCGCCGTGGGGCCCCGACAAGATGACCGAAGACGGCAAGCGCCAGATGCGGATGTTCGGCTTTAACGTGTAA
- a CDS encoding formate dehydrogenase accessory sulfurtransferase FdhD: protein MACEEPLELRLHTPGGPLPLGVLMRTPGFERELLLGWLVAEGLLPDHFALNPDGENPNLWHLHTPEHERLAGAARLAVSSSACGVCGTGSIERLLARATAPGWTAGPLSAAALATFPEGLRAAQPGFAQTGGLHGAGLFTPAGTLLAAFEDVGRHNAVDRVVGWAQARRALPLTDHVLVVSSRAGFEIVQKAVVAGVAVVVAVGAATSLAVDTAAAFGVTLCGFAREGRVTVYSGAERVKS from the coding sequence GTGGCCTGCGAGGAGCCGCTGGAACTGCGGCTGCATACCCCGGGCGGCCCACTGCCCCTGGGCGTCCTGATGCGCACCCCGGGGTTTGAGCGTGAACTGCTGCTGGGCTGGCTGGTGGCCGAAGGGCTGCTGCCGGATCACTTTGCCCTGAACCCCGACGGCGAAAACCCGAACCTCTGGCACCTGCACACCCCCGAGCACGAGCGGCTGGCGGGGGCGGCGCGGCTGGCGGTGTCGTCCAGCGCGTGCGGCGTGTGCGGGACCGGCAGCATTGAGCGGCTGCTGGCGCGGGCCACCGCGCCTGGGTGGACCGCCGGGCCCCTGAGCGCGGCGGCCCTGGCCACCTTCCCCGAGGGGCTGCGCGCCGCCCAGCCGGGCTTTGCCCAGACGGGCGGGCTGCACGGCGCGGGGCTGTTCACGCCGGCGGGCACCCTCCTGGCCGCCTTCGAGGACGTGGGGCGCCACAACGCCGTGGACCGGGTGGTGGGCTGGGCACAGGCCCGCCGCGCGCTGCCGCTGACGGACCACGTGCTGGTGGTCAGCAGCCGCGCGGGGTTCGAGATCGTGCAAAAGGCCGTGGTGGCGGGCGTTGCCGTGGTGGTGGCGGTGGGCGCGGCCACCAGTCTGGCGGTGGACACGGCGGCGGCCTTTGGGGTGACCCTGTGTGGCTTTGCCCGCGAAGGCCGCGTGACGGTATACAGCGGGGCAGAGCGGGTGAAGTCGTGA
- the fdhF gene encoding formate dehydrogenase subunit alpha → MSIQVDGVAWAAHEGEPLLEVINRAQIELAQVCYHPQLGPVQTCDTCAVEIDGALGRACGTPVRAGMVVRTQTQAARTAQRDAYDRLVANHDLYCTVCDNNNGNCTVHNTLTLLAPQHQTRPFRPKGYPRDDSNPFYRYDPDQCILCGRCVEACQNVQVQETLSINWEAEQPRVLWDGGRAINDSSCVSCGHCVTVCPCNALMENTMLGEAGLFTGIPLPVWNAAVDVVKGVEASTGLQAITAISEIEAAGRERLIQKTKTVCTYCGVGCAFEVWTKGRQILKVEPGQGPANGISTCVKGKFGWDYVNSPERLTTPLIREATGFREASWDEALDLIASRLEGLRAAHGPDALAFVASSKSTNEDIFLVQKFARQVIGTNNVDNCSRYCQSPATKGLSQTVGIGGDSGTIHDIEQASLVLIVGSNTAESHPVLATRVKRAQKLGRTRVIVADLREHEMARRADQFLRPRPGTDFVWISAVCKFILDHGLEDRAFLETRVSGLDEYRESLAGYTLEFAAQETGLRAATLEALAHQIAAEERVCILWAMGVTQQCGGSDTSAALSNLLLLTGNYGRTGTGAYPLRGHNNVQGAGDMGAMPDQVSGYQKTTDPLTVQRHEREWGVTLRPERGLDNTQLTDAALAGTLKGLWITGEEMSLTDANVNHLARGFEALDFLVVQDLYFTNTARYADVVLPAAASLEKEGTFTSTERRIQRLYRVMPPLKGTRADWEIYQAVAQRLGANWNYTHPADIMAEIARLTPFYAGVTYERLAGHGSLCWPVAENGTDTPLLYTERFHFPDGRARLHPATYKPRASAPNAEYDLHLNSGRLLEHFHEGNMTFQVPGLAGKVPDTFVEVSPELAAERGLQSGQWVRLVSPHGAVRVRALVTSRVQAHELYLPMNARHAEAAVNRLTGSGGDSQTNTPAYKDTSVRLEVLPEVGDNPLPRGNPRWGHPTPQTGTEVTRKWARPDYVFPGGPQPLRGDSLNARADALGTDD, encoded by the coding sequence ACCACGACCTGTACTGCACCGTGTGCGACAACAACAACGGCAACTGCACGGTGCACAACACCCTGACGCTGCTCGCGCCGCAGCACCAGACCCGGCCCTTTCGGCCCAAGGGGTATCCCAGGGACGACTCCAACCCCTTTTACCGCTACGACCCGGACCAGTGCATTCTGTGCGGGCGCTGCGTGGAAGCCTGCCAGAACGTACAGGTGCAAGAAACCCTGAGCATCAACTGGGAAGCCGAGCAGCCGCGCGTGCTGTGGGACGGCGGGCGGGCCATCAACGACTCCAGCTGCGTGTCGTGCGGGCACTGCGTGACGGTCTGCCCCTGCAATGCCCTGATGGAAAACACCATGCTGGGCGAGGCCGGCCTGTTCACTGGCATTCCCCTGCCGGTGTGGAACGCCGCCGTCGATGTGGTCAAGGGCGTGGAGGCCAGCACCGGCCTGCAGGCCATCACCGCCATTTCCGAGATTGAGGCGGCGGGGCGCGAGCGCCTGATTCAGAAAACAAAGACGGTGTGCACCTACTGCGGGGTGGGGTGCGCCTTCGAGGTGTGGACCAAGGGGCGGCAGATTCTGAAGGTGGAGCCTGGACAGGGGCCCGCCAACGGGATTTCCACCTGCGTGAAGGGCAAGTTTGGCTGGGACTATGTGAACAGCCCAGAGCGCCTGACCACGCCGCTGATCCGCGAGGCCACAGGCTTCCGGGAAGCGAGCTGGGACGAAGCCCTGGACCTGATCGCCAGCCGCCTGGAGGGCCTTCGCGCCGCCCACGGCCCCGACGCCCTGGCGTTCGTGGCCAGCAGCAAGAGCACCAACGAGGACATCTTTCTGGTGCAGAAGTTCGCCCGGCAGGTGATCGGCACGAACAACGTGGACAACTGCTCGCGCTACTGCCAGTCGCCCGCCACCAAGGGGCTGTCGCAGACGGTGGGCATTGGCGGCGACAGCGGCACCATTCACGACATTGAACAGGCCAGTCTGGTGCTGATCGTGGGCAGCAACACCGCCGAGAGTCACCCGGTGCTGGCCACCCGCGTCAAACGCGCCCAGAAGCTGGGCCGCACCCGGGTGATCGTGGCAGACCTGCGCGAACACGAGATGGCCCGACGCGCCGACCAGTTTCTGCGCCCCAGGCCCGGCACGGATTTCGTGTGGATCAGCGCCGTGTGCAAGTTCATCCTGGACCACGGGCTGGAGGACCGGGCGTTTCTGGAGACCCGCGTCAGTGGGCTCGACGAATACCGCGAGTCTCTCGCCGGCTACACGCTAGAGTTTGCCGCGCAGGAGACCGGCCTCCGCGCCGCCACCCTGGAAGCGCTGGCCCACCAGATCGCCGCCGAGGAGCGGGTGTGCATCCTGTGGGCGATGGGCGTCACGCAGCAGTGCGGCGGCAGCGACACCAGCGCGGCCCTTAGCAACCTGCTGCTGCTGACCGGCAACTACGGGCGCACCGGCACCGGGGCCTACCCGCTGCGGGGGCACAACAACGTGCAGGGCGCGGGTGACATGGGCGCCATGCCCGATCAGGTCAGCGGTTACCAGAAAACCACTGACCCCCTGACGGTGCAGCGCCACGAGCGCGAATGGGGCGTGACCCTGCGTCCCGAACGTGGCCTGGACAACACACAGTTGACCGACGCCGCGCTGGCGGGCACTCTCAAGGGCCTGTGGATAACCGGCGAGGAGATGAGCCTCACGGACGCCAACGTGAACCACCTCGCGCGGGGCTTTGAGGCCCTGGACTTTCTGGTGGTGCAGGACCTGTACTTCACGAACACCGCCCGCTACGCGGATGTGGTGCTGCCCGCCGCCGCCTCGCTGGAAAAGGAAGGGACGTTTACCAGCACCGAGCGCCGCATTCAGCGCCTGTACCGCGTGATGCCGCCCCTGAAAGGCACCAGGGCCGACTGGGAGATTTATCAGGCGGTGGCGCAGCGGCTGGGGGCGAACTGGAACTACACCCATCCCGCCGACATCATGGCCGAGATTGCGCGCCTGACGCCCTTTTATGCCGGCGTGACCTACGAGCGGCTGGCCGGGCACGGGTCGCTGTGCTGGCCGGTGGCCGAGAACGGCACCGACACGCCGCTGCTGTACACCGAGCGCTTTCATTTCCCTGACGGGCGGGCACGCCTGCATCCCGCCACCTACAAGCCCCGCGCCTCTGCGCCAAACGCCGAGTACGACCTGCACCTGAACAGCGGGCGCCTGCTGGAGCACTTTCACGAGGGCAACATGACCTTTCAGGTGCCGGGGCTGGCGGGCAAGGTGCCGGATACCTTCGTGGAGGTCAGTCCCGAACTGGCCGCCGAGCGCGGGCTGCAGAGCGGCCAGTGGGTGCGGCTGGTCAGCCCGCACGGGGCGGTGCGGGTGCGCGCGTTGGTGACCAGCCGCGTGCAGGCCCACGAACTGTACCTGCCCATGAACGCCCGCCACGCCGAGGCCGCCGTGAACCGCCTGACCGGCAGTGGCGGCGACAGCCAGACGAACACGCCTGCCTACAAGGACACCAGCGTGCGCCTGGAGGTGCTGCCCGAGGTGGGCGACAACCCATTGCCCCGGGGCAATCCACGCTGGGGCCACCCCACCCCGCAGACCGGCACCGAAGTGACGCGCAAGTGGGCCCGGCCCGACTACGTGTTTCCCGGCGGCCCGCAGCCCCTGCGCGGCGACAGCCTGAATGCCCGCGCCGACGCCCTGGGCACCGACGACTAA
- a CDS encoding alpha/beta hydrolase has protein sequence MSRRSFQPRLSPRVRAWLVGGVLLLAGYGLGRAQPLLFRPPLVPGQDAITDAASREARVTLERVGGPVLNIGPAQGPARLLLVFYPGGLVRPQAYEWLGRALAAQGVQTVIPAFPLDLAVTTPNRAEALIEHYAQGRPVVLAGHSMGGAMAAQYAAGHAGQLAGLVLMAAYPAGNVSLKGQSLPTLSLLAEHDRVASPDAVRGGLARLPDGAALTVIPGAVHAFFGRYGPQSGDGVPTVSRAQAEGDVLRAITGFLAGLEGATPAQR, from the coding sequence ATGTCCAGACGGTCCTTCCAGCCTCGCCTGTCGCCCCGCGTGCGTGCGTGGCTGGTGGGCGGGGTCTTGCTGCTGGCGGGCTACGGCCTGGGCCGCGCGCAGCCATTGCTCTTTCGCCCGCCGCTGGTGCCCGGCCAGGACGCGATCACCGACGCCGCCAGCCGCGAGGCGCGGGTCACGCTGGAGAGGGTGGGCGGGCCAGTCCTGAATATTGGGCCGGCGCAGGGGCCCGCACGGTTGCTGCTGGTTTTCTACCCCGGCGGACTGGTGCGCCCCCAGGCGTACGAGTGGCTGGGCCGGGCGCTGGCCGCGCAGGGGGTCCAGACCGTGATTCCGGCCTTTCCGCTGGACCTCGCCGTGACCACGCCCAACCGGGCTGAGGCGCTCATTGAGCACTATGCCCAGGGCCGGCCGGTGGTGCTGGCTGGGCACTCGATGGGCGGCGCGATGGCCGCGCAGTACGCGGCGGGCCACGCCGGGCAGCTGGCCGGGTTGGTGCTCATGGCGGCCTACCCAGCAGGCAACGTGAGCCTGAAAGGCCAGTCCCTCCCCACCCTGTCCCTGCTGGCCGAGCACGACCGCGTGGCGTCCCCCGACGCGGTGCGCGGCGGTCTGGCCCGCCTGCCAGACGGCGCGGCCCTGACCGTGATTCCCGGCGCGGTCCACGCCTTTTTTGGGCGCTATGGCCCCCAGTCGGGCGACGGCGTGCCCACCGTCAGCCGCGCCCAGGCCGAGGGCGACGTGCTGCGGGCGATCACGGGGTTTCTGGCGGGGCTGGAGGGTGCCACCCCCGCTCAGCGGTGA
- a CDS encoding DUF1641 domain-containing protein, whose amino-acid sequence MAKPLDYAPRPPTPQERLQGEVEDSTEALLEGLTLLRALHDHGVLDVLGKTVRGGEGLSAALLHQLGGAGGTTLLRNVAELGKTLGTLDPREVGLLGHALTTGLNEGARHVAAGRGLGLGEVLALLKDRDVQVALGAIFALLKGMGRALRGAEGDTAPVPNQTEVNR is encoded by the coding sequence ATGGCCAAGCCGCTGGATTATGCCCCCCGCCCGCCCACGCCCCAGGAACGCCTGCAGGGCGAGGTTGAGGATTCTACCGAAGCCCTGCTGGAGGGCCTGACCCTGCTGCGCGCCCTGCACGACCACGGGGTGCTGGACGTGCTGGGCAAGACCGTACGCGGCGGCGAGGGCCTGAGCGCCGCGCTGCTGCACCAGCTGGGCGGCGCGGGCGGCACGACGCTGCTGCGCAACGTGGCCGAACTGGGCAAGACCCTGGGCACCCTGGACCCGCGCGAGGTGGGCCTGCTGGGCCACGCGCTGACCACCGGGCTGAACGAGGGCGCGCGCCACGTGGCCGCCGGGCGGGGGCTGGGCCTGGGCGAGGTGCTGGCCCTGCTGAAAGACCGCGACGTGCAGGTGGCCCTGGGGGCCATCTTTGCCCTGCTCAAGGGCATGGGCCGCGCCCTGCGCGGGGCAGAGGGCGACACCGCGCCTGTGCCCAACCAGACCGAGGTGAACCGCTGA